In a genomic window of Punica granatum isolate Tunisia-2019 chromosome 6, ASM765513v2, whole genome shotgun sequence:
- the LOC116210243 gene encoding extensin-like: protein MVPAAASSPAFSLIAVLGSLLTICAVLVESQNEPTDPRSPPPPLLSPPPPPPPPPPPPPSPPFSPPPPSPPHSPSPPPPQHHRRSPPLPPPHRRRHHSQTRAPPPPRKHELNTGKKVGLLFIGIVSILQIVVVGFLFYKRRQLLRVKDGFQTCS from the coding sequence ATGGTGCCGGCGGCGGCGTCCTCACCTGCTTTCTCCCTGATCGCCGTCCTGGGTTCTCTCCTCACCATCTGCGCCGTCTTGGTCGAGTCCCAGAATGAGCCAACCGACCCGCGATCTCCCCCTCCTCCGCTGTTAAGCCCTCCACCGCCTCCGCCCCCTCCTCCCCCGCCTCCCCCTTCCCCACCCTTCTCGCCGCCTCCTCCCTCCCCTCCTCACTCGCCATCGCCGCCGCCTCCACAGCACCACCGAAGATCGCCTCCTCTGCCCCCTCCTCATCGCCGGCGGCACCATAGCCAAACCAGAGCCCCTCCACCGCCGCGCAAGCATGAGCTCAACACTGGGAAGAAGGTCGGGCTACTCTTCATAGGGATCGTCTCGATATTGCAGATCGTGGTGGTGGGGTTCTTGTTTTACAAGAGACGGCAGCTCCTCAGGGTCAAGGATGGGTTCCAGACGTGTTCATGA